Genomic window (Chryseobacterium bernardetii):
CTCCGTTTATGGATGCTTGGCAAGGTGGCGCACAAGACCAATTGCAGGGACAGATTGCATCGGCAAAAATTCCTTTGTCAAGAATGATTAGCCCGCAGTTGTATTGGGTTATGACTGGTGATGACTTTACGCTCGACATCAATAACCCCAAAGAGCCTAAAATTTTGTGCGTTGGGAATAATCCCGACCGTCAAAATATCTACTCCGCAGCTTTGGGATTGTACAATTCAAGGATTGTAAAGCTCATCAACAAAAAAGGGCAATTAAAGAGTTCAGTAATTATAGATGAGCTACCGACAATTTATTTTAGAGGACTGGACAACCTTATCGCAACTGCGAGAAGTAACAAGGTGGCAGTTTGTTTGGGTTTTCAGGATTTTTCGCAATTAACAAGGGATTATGGCGACAAGGAAAGTAAGGTAATTCAGAATACCGTTGGTAATATTTTCTCTGGGCAGGTCGTTGGCGAAACGGCAAAAAGCCTTTCGGAACGTTTCGGGAAAGTATTGCAGAAACGCCAAAGTATGACGATTAACAGGAATGATAAATCTACCTCTATCTCCACACAGTTAGACAGCCTTATTCCGGCTTCTAAAATTTCAACGCTTACACAAGGTATGTTTGTCGGTTCTGTATCGGATAACTTTGACGAACGTATTGAGCAAAAAATATTTCACGCTGAAATTGTTGTGGACAATGAAAAAGTTGCCGCAGAAACTAAAGTATATCAGAAGATACCGGAAATTTTATCTTTTGTAGATGAACACGGAGAAGATAAAATGAAGCAGGATATTGAAAGCAACTACCGCCAAATAAAACAAGATATTGTACAGATTATAGCATCGGAATTGGAGCGTATCAAGAATGACCCAAACTTACGGCATTTGGTACAGGGGTAACTAATTTAAAGACATTATTCTAAATACAGTTAATCTGGAATTTACACTTATAGAGCGTTCCCCTGCTTTAATCCAATATTGAACAGGATGAACACGAAAGAGTGTTAAGCAACCGGTTATCCTGTAGCGCGTATATCCTTATTCTGAAAATAAAATTGAGATAAAACCATGTCTTGCTATGTTATTGATTATTTGAATTGTCAAAATAAAATGTTTTGACTAAACGGAACCTTAAAGTGTAATTAAAGCGCTCAAAAGTGTAATTTTTATTGATATACCCATAACTACATTTGTATTGGTGTAAAGATAGCTTAGCCGGCATAAGATATAGCACCTATAACGCATAATTTTAACATAATTTATTTTCAAATGAAATTCATAAAATTTTCTTTACTGACTCTTCCTCTTTTAGTGTGCTCATTAAATAGTAATGCACAGGAAAGCGCAAAAAACAAGTTCAATTTTCCTACTGATCGCAAGATCAATATCGGAGTTTTAGTTTATGATGGTGTAGAGATTGTCGATACGGGTGGACCTATTGATGTTTTTGTAAAGGCGAATAACTGGAATGGCAACTATAATATTTACACCGTATCGGCAACGGCCAATAAAAATATAATCATGGACGGTGGGACAGTAAATCTAGTTTCTAAATATAGCATATACGATGCTCCACAATCAGATATATTGGTCATTCCTGGAACATCTCCTGAGATTGTCAAAACGATTTCTTCAGATAAAAAAATGATGAATTGGATTGTATCACAGAATGAAAAAACCCAGATGACAATGTCTGTGTGTACTGGTGGCCTTATATTAGCAAATACAGGTCTGCTTGATGGACGCTCAGCAACTACGCATCACTGGTCAATTGATGAACTGAGATCGCACCCTAAAATAAAAGTGCAGGAAAAAACTCGATTTGTAGTGGATGGCAAGTTTTTAACTGGCGCGGGTGTCACTTCTGGTATGGATGTAGCACTTCAAGCTATTGAATTGATAAACGGTAAAGAAATTGCTGACGATATCGCACTCGGAATGGTTTATGATCGTTATAATACTATGGAGTTTTTACCTAAAAAATAATACCGAAATAACAAATGAAGTAACTGTTGACAACTATAACTTGTCAGCAGTTATTCTATTTTACCGTGAAACTGTTTTCTGTGGAATTCCTTCGGAGTTTCACCAGTATATTTCTTAAAAAAGCGATTAAAATAACTATCCGTTTCAAATCCCAACTCCCATGCGACTTCCTTTGCAGGAACTTTTGACCAGTACAGGAGTCTTTTTGCCTCTAGTAATAAATGCGCATCAATTAGTTGCTTAGGTGTTTTAAGGGTTGATTTACGGACACTTTGATTTAATGTACGCGTAGTAACATTAAGCTGATCTGCATAGAATTTTACCTGATGTTGTTTATGGTAATTTTGTTTTAGCAGGGCTTTGAAACTATCGTAGATGCTTTGGACATTGTGATCTTTAACTGGATACTTTACCGAAATTCCGTAACATTGGACGATCAAAACATTCAATAGGGCTTTAATCAATTCTTCATCGGCATCTTCTTTATCAACTTCTGTCGAAATAATTTTGATGATATTATCCAATTCTTGAAGTTTTTCAAAAGAAATTTGAATGAACGGCCGTGAGAACAACAGACTTACTTTTTGAAGAAATTGATTAGTCTGATCGGCAATAAAATGACTAGAGAATGCGATTGATACTATTTTGCAATTGCTCATGTCAGGATGCGTGTGTACCTGATCAACATCTAACATTAATACAGCTGGGCCTGAGAGATCTTTATTTTCAAAGTCAGAAAGATGACTCACATAACCCTCATACAAAAAGCTCAAGATATAAAAATTATGGGTATGAGCATCTGAATTTAACTTCATAAATTGCTCCAATTCTTCACCTGTAATCAATGAAAATTCATCCCTGAAATTTATACTATAGTTGGGTAATGTACAATCCATTTTGTTACATGATAAAATTCGTCTAAACATTTGACAGGAAGAAAATCCTGTAGTTAACAGTGATTAGTATTCTAAAATTAGGAAACAGTATTCAATGTAATATCATAATTTTCCAAAATATTAATACCCGTTGTGCGGGTAGAAAAATACAATTCGACACGCTATTATTGAACTTCTAAAAGAAAATAATGATTATTAGAAGATTCCTTTCGTGCGAATTCGGAATAATTTACTTGAACGACAACGTTAGTTTTAACGCATTGTTAAACTAAATTTTCCAGCCCGAACTCAGCCAGCTTATCTACGATTGGTAAAGTTTTCAATCCCAATTCTGTCAACTGATATTCCACTTTAGGAGGAATTTGGGGATAGACTTTTTTGGTGACGAGCTTATGTTCTACAAGCATATTCAATTCTTGTATCAGCATTTTTTCACTGATGCCTACAACCGCTCTTTTCAACTCGCCATATCGCACCGTATTTTCGTTAATTTGGAACAATATCATTAATGTCCATTTACCGCTTAACAAAGTTAAAGAGGCTCTTACCGGACATCTGTCATCGCAGGCCGGATTTATTTTTAAGTTTTTTTCCATTGATATTCAATAATTCTAACCGTTTGGTAAGTACCTAACTACATTGTAAGTACTTGTACAAAGGTAAGTAATAGTTTAACTTTGTACAAGTTTAAAAATAGAATAAATGAAAATTCAACAAATACGAAATGCCACGCTAATTGTCGAATATGCAGGAAAGAAAATCTTAATTGACCCAATGTTATCTAGTAAAGGAACATTGCCTGCGTTTATTCCGGCTAAAAATTGGACTTTCAAAAAGAACCCTTTAAACGATTTACCTTTTCCTAAAGAAGAAATCATCAAAGATGTAGACTTTGTGTTTGTGAGTCACCTGCATCCAGACCATTGGGATAAAGAAGCTGTTCGTATTTTGCCCAAAGGAATTAAAATATTTGTCCAGGATCATACCGATAAATTGAAAATAGAAAAATCAGGTTTTTCTAATGTAGAAGTTCTTGGTGAACATTCTTTATTTGGAGATATAAGGCTGAGCAGAACAAAAGCCCAACACGGGAAGGGCTATATTTTGAAAATTGCAGGATGTGTTTGCGGCCTGGTACTACAGCACCCAACAGAAAAAACCCTGTACATAGCAGCCGATACCGTTTGGTACGAAGGCGTCCAGGAAGCCCTTGATAAACACCAACCAGAAATAATTGTATTAAATGGTGGCGACAACCAATTTGCTTTTGGTGGACAGGTAATTATGAATAAAAATGACATTAACGAAGTCCATAAGGCGATTCCGAATGCCACAATTGTTGTAAGTCACATGGAAGGTGTGAACCACAATACGCTTACACGAAAAGAATTAAAAGAATTTCTTTCTGAAAAAAGAATAACCGATAAAGTGAACGTTCCTGAAGATGGACAATCATACACATTTTAATAATTAATCATAAAAATAGAAAAATGAGAATTTTAGTATTTGGAGCTACAGGCTCACAACAATTCAACGTGATAGGCGAAGCAAAGAAAAAAGGTGCAGAAGTAATTGCTGCGACAAGCTCAGAAAATAGTTTTGAAAAGTTGGCACATGCGGGAGCAACGCCGGTTTTGGCAAACTTAGCTGATGCTGATAAAATTAACGAAATTACCAACGGTGTGGATGCAATTGCCTTTATGATACCTGTATCGCTTCCCAATCCTTCTGATGGTTTTCAATATTCCAAAAATGTAATTGACGCAGCAAAAGCAAATGGCGTAAAAAAAATTGTTTGGAATACAAGTGGCTGGTTAGAAACTCAAAAAATAGGTTCTCCGGTAGATGATGTGAAATTGGATGTTCTGGATTATTTAAAAAATAGCGGTGTGGATTATGTAATCATCGAACCAACTATTTATATGGAAAATATGATGGGACCATTTTGTGCCCCTTTCATAACAAATGAGAAAAAATTAGCTTATCCTACGCCAGAGGCAATGCCCATCGGTTGGATAGCTTCCAGAGATGTGAGTGCTTTTGTGGTTGAAGCTATTTATAATGAAAATTTAAAAGCAGATAGTTTTAAGATCAGCGGGTTAGAAAATTTAAAAGGCAATGATTTGGCTGCAGCGTTTTCTAAAGGTACAGGCGAAGAAATCGTTTATTATCCGCAGAAGCCGAAAGAATTTGGCGATATATTAAAACCAATGGTGGGTGAAGCAGGAGCAAACAGCGTTGCAGCTTATTACGAAATGCTTCAAAACGCATCGGAATATCCTTCAAAATTCAATCCTCAAATGAACAAAATACTGGAAACGCTTCCTGTAAAAATGACTTCTTTAGCGGAATGGGCCAAAGAGAATAAAAATTATTTCATTAAATAAACAAACTATATATGAAAGCGAAAGAAGTTGTTGCTTCATACTTTGAGGCATTAGGCAAAGGTGAATTAGAAAAAGCACTTTCATCATTTACTCCGGACACCAAGTGGTGCCAGCCGGGAGACAATCAGTTTGCCGGATTGAAGAATAATCTCAGTGAAATTATCCAAATGTTTCAAGGTATAATGAGCCATACATCTGGAAATATGCAGGTTAGACCTAACGGACCGATGTTGGAAAGTGGAAATCTGATAGCAGTTCCGGTATGGTTTACCGCTAAAACAGAAACTAAAATTATGGATCTGGGCGGTCTTGATCTTTTCGAAGTAAAAGATGGAAAAATCATTCAGGTTTGGACATTCTCAGATGACCAGTCAGTAGATGATGAATTTTTCGGAAAATAAAAAAAGTATTAATAATTAGAAATTTTAAAACCAAATATTATGACAGCAATAGAAGTAGTAACGGCTTATTCAGTAGCCCTTTCGCAAGGAGACATTCCTACCGCCTTTTCACATTTTAGTCCAGACGCCAAATGGCACCAACCGGGAAACCATCAGTTTGCTGGAACCAAAACAGGTCTGGATGCTATTGGCAAAATGCTTGGCGATATGATGGCAGCCACACAAGGTTCATTGGTGATAGAACCTACAAGCGCCTTAATGGCTAACGGGAATTTAGTTTCATTTCCAACACGTTTTAGCGGTAAAATTGGAGAAAGAACAGTGGATATGAATGGTGTGGATCTGTTTGAAGTGGTGGATGAAAAAATTGTACAGGTTTGGTTGTTTTCTGAAGACCAATCTGCTGAAGACGAGTTTTGGGGAAAGTAAATCCTTTTAAAATTTGAAAATGGACGGTTGGTTTTAAAGCTTTACCGTCCTTTTTTTATCTATGAACCGAACGAGCCATTAGTGGCAAATAAAGTATTTTTGTATATCTCAATCGAAATAATATTAGTATCTATTTATGGAAATTTTAAAATCATTTGGAAGCAAGAAAATCGGTTATTTAGATTTTGACACCACTAGTCCGGCGGATGGTTTTTCGCTGCCATGCCGAAAATTAAACGACTGCTACATCGTTCTTTACGCACAAGCGGGAAGTTCCGTAATTACTGATTTTGTTGAGTATAAAACAGAACAGGATACTTTATTTTTTTTTAGTGTGGGACAACATTTCCAAATTGAGGATAATAGTAAAGGGGCACTGATTTATTTCAATCCCGAGTTTTATTGTATTGCCTTCCACGACAAAGAGCTGACTTGTGACGGAATTCTGTTCAACAATGTTTTTGAAACACCGTACATTACATTAACTGATAACGAAAATAGATCGTTCAGCAGGATTGCTGACGAGATAAAGGAGGAATTGAATAAAGATGATTACTGGACAGAAGAAATGACAAGAACAAAATTGAAGGAGTTGATCATCACAGCAAGTAGAGCGTGGCTTGCTAGGTCGCCTGAACAAAAAGGATTGGGAACAATAGAGGATGCGGTAACGCGAAAATTCAGCCATTTGGTTGAAGAAAATTACTATCGATATCATGGTGTTGCACAATATGCGGAACTACTTTATATCAGTCCCAAAACTTTATACAGAAAAATTGTAGATGAAAAAGGAACATCACCTAATACCATTATCAAAAACAGGATTATACTTCAGGCAAAGAAATTGCTTGTCAATACCGACCTCACTATAAAGGAAATTGCTGCCCAGCTCGGATATGAAGACCAATCTTATTTTGTGCGTTTTTTTAGAATACAAACTGGAAAATCTCCAATTGAATTTAGAAAAACAGCAAACGAAAATTAGAGAGAGGAAAATAGAACTCTGAGATAAACATAGACTACCAAGAGCCGGGTAGTGAGCTCTTAAAAAACTCCAAAAAAAATTCGATAGTTGTTTTCAAAGCTTGCCAAACTAATAAAATTGTGCGTACTTCGTATTTCATACTAATTAGTATCTTTTATGACAAAAGCATCCACAACACGTAATACAATTCTTCAAAAAGCATTTGAATTGATTTATACCAAAGGCTATCAAACGACAAGTATTGATGAAATTATTGCTACAACCAAAGTTACAAAAGGTGCATTTTACTATCATTTCAAGACCAAAGATGAAATGGGTTTGGCAATAATTAATGAAATTTTGAAACCGACAATGAAAAATGATTTCATTAAACCATTGCAAAATGCTAAAAATCCAATCAAGGAAATTTACGATATGACGAAAGCATTACTTCTTGAGAATCCGTTTCTAAAGCTAGAGTATGGTTGTCCGGCAGGAAATTTAACACAGGAAATGACTCCCTGGAATATTGAATTTGGAAAAGCTCTGGCTGAACTTACTTTAGAATGGCAACAAACAATAGAAAATAGTATAAAAATCGCCAAAGAAAATGGAACGGTAAGAGATAGTGTAAATCCGCAGCAGGTAGCCTATTTTATTATGTCGGGATATTGGGGAATCAGAAATTTTGGTAAGGTTTATAATAATACTGACTGTTACCATTCGTACCTAAAAGAGCTAAAAATTTATCTAAATAGCTTAGGATAAAATATTTTACATAAAAACATACTACTTAGTATGTTTTTAATATCTTTGCATCGTTAAATAAAATTTACGATGTTTCAAACACTTACCTTTTACCATTCCATCATGCGTTGGCTTGTTTTAGCAAGTATAGTTTACGCAATCTACCGGGCATATAGAGGTTATTCTTCGAACGCCCAATTTTCCAAAACAGATAATGCCGTTCGGCATTGGACAGCTACAATTGCACACATTCAACTTCTAATTGGGATTATATTGTACACCCAAAGTCCGATAATCAAATACTTTTGGCAAAATTTCAATGAAGCCATCCCAAATTTAGACCTTGCTTTTTTTGGCTTACTTCACCTGATTTTAATGCTAACCGCAATTATTTTAATTACCATTGGTTCTGCATTGTCAAAAAGAAAAACAACCGACAAAGAAAAATTCAAAACAATGTTGGTTTGGTTTTCGGTTTCCCTCATCATCATTTTCATCGCCATTCCCTGGCCATTTTCACCATTAGCAAACAGACCTTATTTTAGATAGTATGATACATTTATTCAAAACGAAAATCGGAAGATTACGCATTATTGGTTTTCTTGAAGGAGTTTCCTTACTGGTACTCATTTTTATTGCATCGCCGATGAAACATTATTTTGACAATCCAGGTTTTTCAAAGATTCTTGGACCAATTCACGGAGCTATATTCTTACTATTCCTCTTCAATACTTTAAGTGTAGCTGTAGAGCAGAATTGGAAATTTAAAACCACGACCTGGAAAATTATTTTGGCTTGTTTTATTCCATTCGGAACGTTTTACATTGACCATAAAATTTTAAGCAAACTATGAAAACGATATACATTATTTTGGGTGCAATTCTTTTAATCTATATTTCTTACCGCACCTATCGCTTTGCAAAACTTGACAACGGACTTTCCGAAAAGATAGAAAATGGAGCAATAATTTTAGATGTTCGAACCGAATACGAGTATAAAACAGGTCATATTGATGGTTCGATAAATATCCCACTAGGAACAATTCGGGAAAGATACATTGAACTTGACACCAATAAAACCTACATCACTACTTGTTCTCATGGTTTGAGAAGTGTAAAAGTGGAGACGCTTTTAAAGGAAAAAGGATATAAAAATGTTTTTAATGGTGGAGCTTGGTCTGATCTTGAAAAAATTGTAATCGAACAAAAAGGTGACAAATGATTTCGGTATTTAAAACGAATGTGACAAATGAGAAAGAAATAGAAACACTTAAACCACTTCTTGACACACATCTCGAAATTACAAAATGGAATTTTGACCTTGAAGACTGCGACAATATTTTGCGCATAGATAGCTTCAGCGAAATTGCTCAACCGACAATTAAAATATTGAAAGACAATGGCTTTGACTGCCAAGAGCTTTAAGGTTCACTTATAAGAACCAAAACCGATAATAACAAACCAAAATAAGCATTGGGCAAAATGTCCTATACAATGAGTTCTATATCCATTGTGTGAAATTTCAAGAGCCGGTAACTTTGTACTATAAAAATTTTAGTAGAGTTAAGTTTATGGAAACAAGAATTAAAGCCGTTTGGCAAGGAAGTTTTAAAGAAGGAAAAGGACAGTTTAATGTGACTGATTCCGCAATAAATAATACAACTTTCAAACCTTCATTTGCTAAAGGCAATGAAAGTTTTACAAATCCGGAACAATTACTGGCTTCCGCTCACGCTGCCTGTTATACAATGACATTGAGTTACATTCTGTCAGAAAACGGATTTTCTGCTGATAATCAAATTGAAACAACCGTTTCATTAGCGCTGAACAACAATGTAATTACAAAATCAATTTTGACTTTACAAGCTAAGATCGCTGATATAACAGAGGAACAGTTCCAAAATTTTGCATTGAAAGCCAAAGAAATATGTCCTGTGGGTAATGCCCTTAATGTTGAAATTAGTTTAGAAGCTACTTTGGTATCATAAAAACAGTTATAACCAAAAGTTTAACTTGTTATAGAGCTAACCTATTTGAAATAATTAAAAAATCCCTTAAATGAAAATAGAAATCTGGAGTGATGTAATTTGTCCGTTTTGTTACATCGGAAAAAGAAATTTTGAAACGGCTTTAGGACAATTTGCAGATAAGAAGAACATTGAAGTAATCTGGAAAAGTTTTCAATTGGATCCTGCAATTCCCGAAGTTGCTACGGAAAGCTATACCGATTATTTGGTAAAACGAAAAGGAATGGCTGTAGAGCAAGTCCAGGGAATGTTGTCCAATGTAACACAAATGGCAACGCAGGTAGGACTAGATTATCATTTAGATCAATCAATAGTTGTCAATTCGCTAAAAGCCCATCAATTGATACAGTTTGCAAAGTTGAAAAATCTGGGCAGCGAAGCTGAAGAACGATTATTCAAAGCATTTTTTATTGAAGGAAAAAATATTGCTGATACAGAGACCTTAGTTCAATTGGGTAAAGATTTTGGTTTGGACGAAAGCGAAATCAAAGCCAATTTAGAGGATGAAAAATACAAGTATGAAATAGCTCAGGATATCCAGGAAGCCCAAAATATAGGAGTTACGGGCGTTCCATTTTTTGTTTTCGATAGAAAACATGCAGTTTCTGGAGCTCAACCAGCGGAAGCTTTTTTAGAAACTTTGAGCAAGTCTTTTGTCGAATGGAGAAAGTCTAATCCTGAAGCTATATTAGAAATTACAGAAGGAAATAGTTGTACGGTTGATGGTAAGTGTGATTAACTTTATAAGTCACAAATACTCTTCTTTCTAAAAATCAACAAAACAATGTTAGATATGTACCGAATGTTTGTTGTTCCAGAAGGTAAATCGGGCGAAAAGGGAGCCAAGATGATGGTAGATTTAGGTGATGCGATGGCTCGTGAAGCGATCCCATTTCTTGGTCTTGGGCAAAAAGATCGTGTTATTGAAATAGGATTTGGACCCGGAATAGGTTTAGAAACTTTGGCAAAAACGGTATCGCAAGGTACTATTGTAGGAATTGATCCTTCCGAACTAATGCATCGGCTTGCCAGTGAACGTAACAAAGATTCTATAGTTTCAGGAAAAATCACTCTTATAAAGGGAACCGTAGAAAATCTACCTTTTGATGATGATTATTTTAATGGTGCAATCGCGATGGATAATATGCATTTTTGGAATGAACCGTTGAATGGATTAATCGAGCTCAAACGTGTACTGCTGCCGGGATCAAAGTTGGTCTGTTCCTTCACACCACATTCTGGAGGAAGCAAACATGGCTGGGAAAAACTGTTCGAAAGAGCCGGATATGTGGACTTTACACTTTTGGAATCCGCATTAGGAATTCGCATGGTAGCGAAAATACCGGAGATATCTGTTTAAAAACCAGAACAGCAGTACAAAAGCATTTTAGCGCATAACGCTTTTCACCTGACCATCAAAGCTGTTACGTGTCACAACGTAAATTAAAGCAGTTAATCAAAACACATAAGAAAATGAATAGATATTTGAGAAATTGGAATTACATGCGGTTGCTACGATTAGCATTGGGCATTTTTATTATTGTGCAGGGAATCATGGAGCAGCAGTGGTTACTGGTGACTATGGGAAGTCTGTTCTCATTGATGCCTTTGATGAATATCGGTTGCTGTGGTGTATCAGGCTGCAATACCCCTATTTCAAGAAGTACTAAAAAACTAGATGAAACAACTTATGAAGAAATACGGTAAGAAACATTTGTCCACCATAATAGGTATGGCTATTGGTGCAGTCGCAGGCTATTTCTATTGGAAATTTGTCGGATGCAATACCGGCAGTTGTGCCATTACTTCCACTCCAATAAACAGTACTTTCTACGGTTCGATTATGGGCGGGCTTCTATTATCAATATTTAAAAAAGACAAAAAGCACTATGACGTTTCAAGAAATAATTAACAGCGACAAACCTGTATTGGTAGATTTCTTTGCCGAATGATGCGGCCCCTGCAAAATGATGTCGCCCATTCTGGAAGAATTAAAACAGCGTATAGGCAATAAGGCAAGCATCATTAAAATTGATGTGGACAAGAACCCGCAGGCGGCGGCAGCGTATCAGGTTCGAGGCATACCTACACTAATCATATTTAAAAACGGAGAAATCCGCTGGCGACAATCTGGCGTATTTCCTGCAAATGAACTAGAAAGATTGATTAACGAAAACAAATGAGAATATACGTGTTAGAAGTTTTAATAGAACATCAGCAATAACGTTATTAACTGCCATTGCAGGTACTTGGGCTTATGGTTTGCTTACGGGGAAGTTGCCACATTAAATATTAATCAACCTCATCAAAACCTCCTTCAAAACAAATTAATTACTTTTGTAAAGTTTAAAAAACAAAACATCTAAAATGAAAATCAGCATCAGACCATTTTTTACAAAAGTTATCGTCATTTTGATGACTTTTATGGTGGGTCTTCCTTGTGCTGTGAAAAAAGATCTTAAAGAAGTTTTAAATATCCCTGTTTCAGATTTGGGACAGGCAGAAAAGCCCAATAAATCTGTCGTTTGTTCGAGTTTTTCAAAGACAGAAAGCAACAATAATTCGGTTTCTTGTAAGAAAAAAGAGGTACAGAAATTTAGTTATAAATCTGGAAGTATTCAATATTCATCTGAAGTTTCATACTTCATTTTTTCGCCTTTTGCAGATGTTGAATTTACTG
Coding sequences:
- a CDS encoding class I SAM-dependent methyltransferase: MLDMYRMFVVPEGKSGEKGAKMMVDLGDAMAREAIPFLGLGQKDRVIEIGFGPGIGLETLAKTVSQGTIVGIDPSELMHRLASERNKDSIVSGKITLIKGTVENLPFDDDYFNGAIAMDNMHFWNEPLNGLIELKRVLLPGSKLVCSFTPHSGGSKHGWEKLFERAGYVDFTLLESALGIRMVAKIPEISV
- a CDS encoding DUF6132 family protein; this encodes MKKYGKKHLSTIIGMAIGAVAGYFYWKFVGCNTGSCAITSTPINSTFYGSIMGGLLLSIFKKDKKHYDVSRNN